One Salmo salar chromosome ssa01, Ssal_v3.1, whole genome shotgun sequence DNA window includes the following coding sequences:
- the cdk5rap2 gene encoding CDK5 regulatory subunit-associated protein 2 isoform X11 — translation MKDPCRVCRLRLIGSQCRWIFNPSGKRQLQVILSHVLGRQVDRDPDGQASEFLCGKCVFTLERIVQCDVQIGRLQEEHAAQVQRLQQERENLKQCVAHVYGRHNPLPERPDVGEVSTIMTPLWRSSEGGSPDECGGEQFTSEGQRKEDEGVRHSASMDLLGGPVGAAGRSSSAPRRVQSSGDPCPEKNPGLRSRSMMYQDLVYRKGTLSSPSSRFRSASLQSLNPDYPHQTEPLGPLSQRPCRESKISVRECSPSVGHTTTRNQRGHSPAQPPISDLLQLLRSIPRRPIPGSPGSRIPVLRRKPRVGQQLPPGCSITPGARRRRKEAEWKSLQDLTEEFNDGYIPLRAEGFTEQLNEVSRLETAQRQLSEELNQFRATNQNLSKTLEDIQNNNKVLSGKLEETENELSSEKKNALKRDKTIQGLSLVLKEKEKEIEELCHEIEDRDEALAKAREAAHKAQLQKYQGAEEHQSLLMEKQAELSQLQGEHHTKRLEAQKLQRSLGRREQELADLQQAKEQLEQELEELQQQKKKGDKALNEMQNQLKKLNGELGERESSLEQQYQEQLEQTKRRLQSHEVTIQRLTTCLADKEQQLQEYMNMMRDMEQSRSPEESDTMLSKLRERLKEKEKALEQALDEKFSALEEKDNEIHQLHLSLREKERDLERLNNLLSHNEETINSFDTLIKEKDVELQHLANTLKNLQRAKQDVEDNLNRACREKDSIISQLQLSLEGKTKDMEAMVSALLSQSQSQARDLAEQMGQRLKVAEAMLVDAVKARERLVADNESAVEGLLATISSKDQLLKESAEHYNRTLSERIQEIEELRRQLCTRQQQLASAEKLSSTATQEGYLETAKLRALLTEKESIIIKLLERGRERDQFLADLRQKEPAPSQVLELRQTIQLLQERLEEKEGDLSKRNNNEDSLEKVPLIKKTVVILKKELAQKTEALNKALKRENELKMSLADLQSVLSELEGRIEGQAASIDSLTTTLETKDEILNDLHQRLSQREDSQTREPQDQAAEAGVEHSLPGLPQRERTIIGGDSQQEVLPLLADLQVEHRSLNRALRAEQQLYSSLVRTVKEQDSVQRLHALQMELTAVTLLRQQLEEGIRSNEELREDLEREIARAKLSREGREDQGHVDPRELQSVRHQLEDAQRWNASLQARLGAIKNRGGGVGANNDTADTLGSFMADQTSYMSICVGEGEGLDHLSVEELRQKVMELQDYVSRLQAVNEDLQRTLSLTEGSDHNLSQSSSGKEQHLERRQEKKSPHSDRVHSDSGQDKGSQTDSGLGQVVDGRLNDGHQSADVTVSSTLAQIQRGIWPPWSSKATSESQSQSSQQGEVEQDRDWEQLCSLLSDCGALSVNHLREELQRLRSENVDLRGQLKEEKSTESKESADTSGDIDDAQGDLRKTLERLRSEAKGHRKIIQLLKEQLERTEAVVDVEDRSDSQPDMMVTMTREMERLRLEQEGGAHGREKLLEGEERGKAHGDGHATQGNSHTQPAKGHSYRIARHGAGVKSRLPVPVRHNKTDTAGSRQSVNQASDEFSEHLRGDVLHQLGLDHHHDQQTSDSHSSPRASQHCSPGSNHSSTTRGTTRQGLETEFLRAQAPTDAELLSQLELLHQECQDKEQLIDRLEEQMAEWDELQAQLREKDRLNRHYMEALQAAESTITYLTACNLDRNSQGGVLGSGSPGSEYKLQRQCIELQKALEEKERLNTQLVECLNMVKAAIASLPGTSSSANALDGHLDPQELCTRLEAALRQVSASLDPLVLKTSVPGPSGCPLGLDAELQQQADSLQEAVWEQSRLNELQERLRSAEEAVAAPQGTANTAPAGLEGNYGRQPEEDLNEFPRGNETKGQRGWGKHHGRSKFASDEKSSLGSEQVAKHLSECLRAAESAIGSLTAHCINTSTSTSTTTRAAQTSSDLQQQLDRLQRALQEREALDDLGSTEPTHQQTSRTPTRHTTPGAETPSPLELHHNICLLQKAFYDLQEERGRREREAQTMEPGAWVPPRDVQAQLESLQKALKERKRACKSLEEKLATAQSIIALQNSSKKTSHVATQRAPPLEQEDKGVQVDLQDLGYETSGKSEAEVDREESSSTDMQLVLGSANSSLPCLLKQDQEEPSFSSTENLDTASSASYPSSPTLSSPKVSLKSLQTFDSYGLCEDPAQLKAQVRELKTQLESQHQVILHLQTMLRRRASLSSEMLTATSDSHTATGGHTGSERGEEGGKEERSLEGEGEVTKEKMKSMSMELERERSVNRSMSEQLLQAQQRSRSASPARIDSLVQSQARELSQLRRQIQESRGLGALHRMQLEKLSQAFEELLQASDVDYYVEEVFREQLDKSLGVLERLEGRLEKGDAQLDNEDGAALELAQRLSKELQEKTRLVQSLQIQLRGQTPSSHHSSDSDLSDRVSNQATASYHNSPTLPACSKLHGNQDYHGPLWTSQGSRKDEEGQPRAVRVSDYTHYCFLPPPLPPSPPLSPLRPALFSSTIYLV, via the exons ATGAAGGACCCATGCCGCGTATGCAGATTACGCCTCATTGGCAGCCAGTGCCGCTGGATCTTCAACCCGTCGGGCAAACGGCAGCTCCAGGTCATCCTGTCCCACGTGCTGGGGCGCCAGGTCGACCGCGACCCCGATGGCCAGGCGTCAGAGTTCCTGTGCGGCAAGTGTGTGTTCACGCTGGAGCGCATAGTGCAGTGCGACGTGCAGATCGGCAGGCTGCAGGAGGAGCATGCTGCCCAGGTGCAGCGGTTGCAGCAGGAAAGGGAGAATCTGAAGCAGTGTGTGGCCCACGTCTATGGACGCCACAACCCCCTGCCGGAGAGGCCCGACGTGGGGGAGGTAAGCACCATTATGACCCCCCTCTGGAGGTCCTCTGAAGGTGGAAGTCCCGACGAGTGCGGGGGAGAACAGTTTACGTCAgaagggcagaggaaggaagATGAAGGGGTGAGGCACTCTGCGAGTATGGACCTCCTGGGTGGTCCAGTGGGAGCCGCAGGTCGGTCAAGCTCAGCCCCCAGGAGGGTGCAGTCCAGTGGGGATCCCTGCCCGGAGAAGAACCCTGGGCTCCGCTCCCGGAGCATGATGTACCAGGACCTGGTCTACCGCAAAggcaccctctcctcccccagttCCAGGTTCCGCTCGGCCTCGCTTCAGTCCCTCAACCCTGACTACCCTCACCAGACAGAACCACTGGGCCCCCTGTCACAGAGACCGTGCAGAGAGTCAAAGATATCGGTGAGGGAATGCTCTCCTTCAGTGGGCCATACTACCACCAGAAACCAGAGGGGGCACTCCCCAGCCCAGCCTCCCATCTCCGACCTGCTGCAGCTGCTGCGCTCCATCCCCAGACGACCAATCCCAGGGTCCCCCGGGAGCCGCATCCCTGTCCTGCGGAGGAAGCCCAGGGTGGGACAGCAACTCCCCCCAGGATGCAGCATCACCCCTGGGGCCCGACGCAGACGGAAGGAGGCTGAGTGGAAGTCCCTCCAGGACCTCACAGAGGAGTTTAATGATGGTTACATTCCTCTCAGAGCTGAG GGTTTCACTGAGCAGCTGAATGAGGTGAGCAGGCTGGAGACAGCCCAGAGGCAGCTGAGTGAGGAGCTGAACCAGTTCAGAGCAACGAACCAGAACCTCTCCAAGACCCTGGAGGACATCCAGAATAACAACAAG GTGCTGTCTGGTAAGCTGGAGGAGACTGAGAACGAGCTGAGCTCGGAGAAGAAGAACGCTCTGAAACGAGACAAAACCATCCAGGGACTCAGTCTGGTGCTCAAAGAAAAGGAAAAAGAG aTTGAAGAGCTGTGCCATGAGATTGAGGACAGGGACGAGGCATTAGCCAAAGCCAGGGAGGCAGCGCACAAAGCCCAGCTCCAGAAATACCAG GGTGCGGAGGAGCACCAGTCTCTGCTGATGGAGAAGCAGGCGGAGCTGTCCCAGCTCCAGGGGGAGCACCACACCAAGCGGCTGGAGGCGCAGAAGCTGCAGCGCTCCCTGGGCAGGAGGGAGCAGGAGCTGGCTGATCTGCAGCAGGCCAAGGAGCAGCTGGAGCAGGAGCTAGAGGAGCTGCAGCAGCAGAAGAAGAAGGGAGACAAAGCTCTCAAT GAGATGCAGAACCAGCTAAAGAAGCTTAACGGGGAGCTGGGCGAGAGGGAAAGCAGTCTGGAGCAGCAGTACCAGGAGCAGCTGGAGCAGACAAAGAGGAGGCTGCAGAGTCACGAGGTCACCATCCAGCGCCTTACCACCTGCCTGGCCGACAAGGAGCAGCAGCTACAG GAGTACATGAACATGATGAGAGACATGGAGCAGAGCAGAAGTCCTGAGGAAAGCGACACCATGCTGTCGAAGCTGCGAGAACGACTGAAAGAAAAAGAAAAGGCTCTGGAG CAAGCACTGGATGAGAAGTTTTCAGCGCTAGAAGAGAAAGACAACGAGATCCACCAGCTGCATCTGTcactcagggagaaggagagggacctGGAGAGACTCAACAACCTGCTGTCTCACAATGAGGAAACCATCAAC AGTTTTGACACGTTGATCAAGGAGAAGGACGTGGAGCTGCAGCACCTGGCCAACACCCTGAAGAACTTGCAGCGTGCCAAGCAGGATGTGGAGGACAACCTGAACCGAGCCTGCAGGGAAAAGGACTCCATCATCAGTCAGCTGCAGCTGTCCCTGGAGGGCAAGACCAAGGACATGGAG gCGATGGTAAGTGCCCTGCTGAGCCAGTCCCAGTCTCAGGCCCGTGACCTTGCAGAGCAGATGGGTCAGAGGTTAAAGGTGGCAGAGGCCATGCTGGTGGATGCGGTCAAGGCCCGTGAGAGGCTGGTGGCGGACAACGAGAGCGCCGTGGAGGGCCTGCTGGCCACTATCAGCAGCAAGGACCAGCTTCTCAAg GAGTCAGCGGAGCACTATAACAGGACACTGTCTGAGCGCATCCAGGAGATCGAGGAGCTGAGGCGACAGCTGTGTACCCGGCAGCAGCAGCTGGCCTCTGCTGAGAAACTTAGTTCCACTGCAACACAGGAGGGTTACCTGGAGACTGCCAAGCTCAGGGCCCTGCTGACCGAGAAGGAATCCATCATCATT AAACTTCTGGAGCGAGGCCGGGAGAGGGACCAGTTCCTGGCTGACTTGAGGCAGAAGGAACCTGCACCGTCCCAGGTGCTGGAGCTCAGACAGACCATCCagttgctgcaggagagactggaggagaaggAAG GTGACCTCTCCAAGAGGAACAACAATGAAGACAGCTTGGAGAAGGTCCCTCTCATCAAGAAGACAGTGGTCATCCTGAAGAAGGAGTTGGCTCAGAAGACTGAGGCTCTCAACAAGGCTCTGAAGAGGGAGAATGAGCTCAAG ATGTCCCTGGCTGATCTCCAGTCAGTGTTGTCTGAGCTGGAGGGGCGTATCGAGGGCCAGGCGGCCAGCATAGACTCCCTCACCACCACCCTGGAGACCAAGGACGAGATTCTAAAC gacctccaccagcgtCTGAGCCAGAGAGAGGACAGTCAGACCCGGGAGCCCCAGGATCAGGCTGCTGAAGCCGGGGTGGAGCACTCGCTCCCTGGCCTCCCTCAGCGGGAGAGGACCATCATCGGTGGTGACAGCCAGCAAGAG gtCCTGCCCTTGTTGGCTGACCTGCAGGTGGAGCACCGCTCTTTGAACCGAGCCCTGAGGGCCGAGCAGCAGCTCTACTCCAGCTTGGTTCGCACCGTCAAAGAACAGGACAG TGTCCAGCGTCTTCACGCCCTCCAGATGGAGCTGACAGCGGTGACGCTCCTCAGACAGCAGCTGGAAGAAGGGATCCGGAGCAACGAGGAGCTCAGAGAAGACCTGGAAAGAGAGATCGCCAGAGCCAAGCTCTCAAGAGAAG GGCGCGAGGACCAGGGCCACGTTGACCCCAGAGAGCTGCAGAGTGTCAGGCATCAGCTGGAGGACGCCCAGCGTTGGAACGCCTCCCTGCAGGCCCGCCTCGGAGCCATCAAGAACCGCGGGGGAGGGGTGGGTGCCAACAATGACACCG CTGACACCCTGGGTAGTTTCATGGCCGACCAGACGTCCTACATGAGTATCTgtgtaggagagggggagggccTGGACCATCTGTCTGTAGAGGAGCTCCGACAGAAG GTGATGGAGCTGCAGGACTATGTCAGTAGACTGCAGGCTGTGAATGAGGACCTGCAGAGGACGCTCTCATTGACCGAGGGCTCAGACCACAACCTATCACAAAGCAGCTCTGGGAAAGAG CAGCATCTAGAGCGGAGACAGGAGAAAAAGTCACCGCACAGTGACAGAGTCCACAGTGACTCTGGCCAGGACAAAGGGAGCCAGACGGACAGCGGCCTTGGACAG GTGGTAGATGGAAGGCTGAATGACGGCCACCAATCTGCTGATGTGACTGTGAGCAGTACCCTGGCCCAGATCCAGAGAGGGATATGGCCTCCCTGGTCTTCCAAAGCCACCAGTGAGAGCCAGTCACAGAGCAGCCAGCAGGGAGAGGTGGAGCAGGACAGAGACTGGGAGCAGCTTTGTTCTCTTCTGTCTGACTGTGGGGCCTTATCGGTCAACCACCTCAG GGAGGAGCTACAGAGGTTGCGGTCAGAGAATGTGGACCTGAGGGGTCAATTAAAGGAGGAGAAATCCACAGAGTCCAAGGAGAGCGCCGACACCTCGGGCGACATCGATGACGCACAGGGCGACCTCCGCAAGACATTGGAGAGGCTGAGGTCAGAGGCCAAAGGTCACCGCAAGATTATCCAGTTGCTGAAGGAGCAGCTGGAGAGGACTGAAGCGGTGGTGGACGTAGAGGACCGGTCGGATAGTCAGCCGGACATGATGGTGACGATGACCCGGGAGATGGAGAGGCTGCGTTTGGAGCAGGAGGGAGGAGCTCATGGTAGAGAGAAACTGcttgaaggagaagagagagggaaagcacATGGAGATGGTCATGCCACACAGGggaacagccacacacagcctgcCAAGGGACATTCATATCGCATCGCAAGACATGGG GCTGGTGTCAAATCTCGCCTGCCCGTCCCCGTGCGACACAACAAAACAGACACTGCTGGCAGCAGGCAGTCGGTAAACCAGGCATCAGACGAGTTCTCTGAACATCTGAGAGGAGACGTACTACATCAACTAGGCCTGGACCACCACCATGACCAGCAAACCTCAGACTCCCACAGCTCTCCAAGAGCCTCCCAGCACTGCAGCCCAGGCTCTAACCACAGCAGCACCACTAGGGGGACCACCAGACAGGGCCTGGAGACGGAGTTCCTCCGAGCTCAGGCCCCCACTGACGCCGAACTCCTATCTCAGTTGGAGCTCCTCCACCAGGAGTGCCAGGACAAGGAGCAGCTGATAGACCGTCTGGAGGAGCAGATGGCCGAGTGGGACGAACTTCAGGCCCAGCTCCGGGAGAAAGACCGGCTCAACCGTCATTATATGGAAGCCCTGCAGGCCGCCGAGTCCACCATCACTTATCTTACAGCCTGCAACCTGGACAGAAACAGCCAGGGTGGAGTACTAGGCTCTGGGTCCCCTGGTTCAGAGTACAAACTTCAGAGACAGTGCATTGAGCTCCAGAAAGCCcttgaggagaaagagagactcaACACCCAGCTGGTAGAGTGTCTCAACATGGTCAAGGCGGCCATTGCCTCGCTCCCCGGCACTTCGTCATCCGCCAACGCTCTGGACGGTCATTTGGACCCCCAGGAGCTGTGCACGAGGCTGGAGGCGGCCTTACGGCAGGTCAGTGCTTCTCTTGACCCTCTGGTCCTGAAAACCTCGGTTCCAGGGCCTTCGGGGTGCCCCCTGGGCCTCGACGCGGAGCTGCAGCAGCAAGCGGACTCCCTGCAGGAGGCGGTGTGGGAGCAGAGCCGGCTGAACGAGCTGCAGGAGAGGCTGAGGTCAGCTGAGGAGGCTGTCGCAGCACCGCAGGGCACTGCCAACACTGCCCCCGCAGGCCTGGAGGGCAATTACGGCAGGCAGCCAGAAGAAGATCTAAATGAGTTTCCGAGAGGGAATGAAACAAAGGGACAGAGAGGTTGGGGAAAACATCATGGAAGAAGCAAGTTTGCGTCCGATGAGAAGAGCAGCCTAGGCTCTGAACAGGTTGCCAAGCATCTCTCCGAGTGTCTCAGAGCAGCCGAGTCGGCAATAGGCTCACTCACAGCTCACTGTATCAACACGAGCACTAGCACCTCTACCACGACCAGAGCAGCTCAAACCAGCTCTGACTTACAACAgcagctagacagactacagagaGCTCTACAGGAGAGAGAAGCGCTGGACGACCTGGGCTCTACCGAACCCACCCACCAACAGACCAGTAGGACCCCCACACGACACACCACTCCTGGGGCTGAAACCCCCTCTCCCCTAGAGCTCCACCATAACATCTGCCTCCTCCAGAAGGCCTTCTACGacctgcaggaggagaggggacGCAGGGAGAGGGAAGCCCAGACAATGGAGCCTGGAGCTTGGGTACCACCACGAGATGTCCAGGCCCAGCTGGAGAGCCTTCAGAAGGCtttgaaggagaggaagagggcctGTAAGAGCCTGGAGGAGAAGCTGGCCACGGCTCAGTCCATCATAGCTCTGCAGAACTCCTCCAAGAAGACCAGTCATGTAGCAACACAGAGAG CGCCCCCTCTGGAGCAGGAAGACAAGGGCGTGCAGGTGGACCTGCAAGACCTGGGTTACGAAACCAGTGGCAAGAGTGAGGCCGAGGTGGATAGGGAGGAAAGCAGTAGCACAG ATATGCAGCTTGTCCTTGGCAGTGCTAACAGCAGCCTGCCCTGCCTGCTGAAGCAGGACCAGGAGGAGCCCTCGTTCTCCTCCACAGAGAACCTTGACACGGCCTCCAGTGCCTCCTACCCCAGCTCCCCCACTCTCAGCTCCCCCAAG GTGAGTCTGAAGAGCCTCCAGACGTTTGACTCCTACGGTCTGTGTGAAGACCCAGCCCAGCTCAAGGCCCAGGTGAGGGAGCTGAAGACCCAGCTAGAGAGCCAACACCAGGTCATCCTCCACCTGCAGACCATGCTACGCCGCCGCGCCTCCCTGTCCAGCGAAATGTTGACCGCCACATCTGACTCCCACACTGCCACGGGAGGTCACACGGGCTccgagaggggggaggagggtgggaaggaggagaggagcctggagggagagggggaggtgacgAAGGAGAAGATGAAGAGTATGAGCATggagctggagagggagaggagcgtgAACAGGAGTATGAGCGAGCAGCTGTTGCAGGCCCAGCAGCGGAGTCGATCAGCCTCACCTGCCAG gaTCGACTCCCTGGTGCAGTCGCAGGCGAGGGAACTGTCCCAGCTGCGTCGTCAGATCCAGGAGAGCCGGGGCCTGGGGGCACTGCATCGGATGCAGCTGGAGAAGCTGTCGCAGGCCTTCGAGGAGTTGCTACAGGCCAGCGACGTGGACTACTACGTGGAAGAGGTGTTCCGAGAGCAGCTGGACAAGAGCCTGGGCGTCTTGGAGAGGCTGGAGGGCCGGCTGGAGAAAG gAGACGCTCAACTGGATAACGAGGACGGGGCAGCACTGGAGCTGgcgcaaag GCTGTCTAAAGAGTTACAGGAGAAGACCCGTCTGGTCCAGAGTCTACAGATTCAGCTGCGAGGCCAAACTCCTAGCAGCCACCACAGCTCAGACTCGGACCTGTCGGACAGGGTCTCTAACCAGGCCACAGCCTCCTACCACAACAGCCCCACCCTGCCAGCCTGCAGCAAACTCCATGGCAACCAGGACTATCATG